In Methanobacterium spitsbergense, a single genomic region encodes these proteins:
- a CDS encoding metal-dependent hydrolase, which translates to MRSYTHITGAILLFISFAYLTNLNYLWVGILFAGWISVFPDILDRFTGTHRGYGHSIFWIIPCLFVGFWSITIAAALVTGLISHVILDILTTKGSPILYPLSKTNFVVLKENRRIKTGTNQDKALFLVLIFLLIPVLFFTIQSICIDKTSFDLSHAFATNGTNGTNTAMSNPQYSMKNNPNLNIQLPKPVKNVNETITIKKVDENETRIMVNNT; encoded by the coding sequence ATGAGAAGCTACACACATATAACTGGTGCAATACTCTTATTCATTAGCTTTGCATATTTAACCAACCTAAACTATTTATGGGTTGGAATCTTATTTGCAGGGTGGATCTCAGTCTTTCCAGATATCTTAGACAGATTCACAGGTACCCACAGAGGTTATGGCCACTCAATTTTCTGGATAATACCCTGTTTATTTGTTGGATTTTGGAGTATTACAATAGCTGCTGCACTAGTCACAGGTTTAATCTCTCACGTTATACTAGATATTTTAACCACCAAAGGAAGCCCAATTTTGTATCCACTCAGTAAAACCAACTTTGTTGTATTAAAGGAAAATAGACGTATTAAAACTGGTACAAATCAGGACAAGGCTTTATTTTTAGTTTTAATATTCTTGCTCATACCAGTACTATTTTTCACTATTCAATCAATTTGTATTGATAAAACATCCTTTGACTTAAGCCATGCCTTTGCGACTAATGGAACTAATGGAACTAACACAGCTATGAGTAACCCTCAATATTCCATGAAAAATAATCCTAACTTAAATATTCAACTGCCAAAACCAGTTAAAAATGTAAATGAGACTATTACAATCAAAAAAGTGGATGAGAATGAAACAAGAATTATGGTAAATAACACCTGA